A section of the Triticum dicoccoides isolate Atlit2015 ecotype Zavitan chromosome 7A, WEW_v2.0, whole genome shotgun sequence genome encodes:
- the LOC119329526 gene encoding monodehydroascorbate reductase 4, cytosolic, producing MASEKHFKYVILGGGVAAGYAAREFGKQGVQPGELAIISKESVAPYERPALSKGYLFPQNAARLPGFHTCVGGGGEKLLPEWYTEKGIELILSTEIVKADLASKTLTSAAGATFTYETLLIATGSSTIKLIDFGVQGAESNNILYLREIDDADKLVAAMQAKKDGKAVVVGGGYIGLELSAALKINNFDVTMVYPEPWCMPRLFTAGIAHFYEGYYASKGINIVKGTVASGFDADANGDVSVVKLKDGRVLDADIVIVGVGGRPLTGLFKGQVEEEKGGLKTDTFFETSVAGVYAIGDVATFPMKLYDEPRRVEHVDHARKSAEQAVKAIKAKESGESVAEYDYLPYFYSRSFDVAWQFYGDNVGETVLFGDNDPAAAKPKFGTYWVKDGKVIGVFLEGGSADENQAIAKVARAQPPVADVEALGKEGLDFATKI from the exons ATGGCGTCGGAGAAGCACTTCAAGTACGTCATCCTCGGCGGCGGCGTCGCGGCG GGATACGCCGCGAGGGAGTTCGGCAAGCAGGGCGTCCAGCCCGGGGAGCTCGCCATCATCTCCAAGGAGTCC GTGGCTCCGTATGAGCGCCCTGCGCTCAGCAAGGGCTACCTCTTTCCCCAGA ATGCCGCCAGGCTTCCAGGATTCCACACCTGCGTCGGGGGCGGCGGGGAGAAGCTCTTGCCCGAATGGTACACGGAAAAAG GCATTGAGCTGATCCTGAGCACCGAAATTGTCAAGGCTGATCTTGCCTCCAAGACATTGACCAGTGCAGCTGGAGCAACCTTCACCTATGAGACCTTGCTCATTGCCACTGGCTCCTCG ACCATAAAGCTCATTGACTTTGGCGTTCAAGGAGCAGAATCAAACAACATATTGTATCTAAGGGAAATTGATGACGCCGACAAGTTGGTCGCAGCTATGCAAGCAAAGAAGGATGGGAAGGCCGTCGTTGTTGGAGGTGGCTACATAGGACTTGAGCTCAGCGCAGCACTGAAGATCAACAATTTCGATGTCACTATGGTGTACCCAGAGCCGTGGTGCA TGCCCCGTCTCTTCACTGCCGGCATTGCTCATTTCTACGAGGGTTACTACGCTAGCAAAGGAATCAATATCGTGAAGGGTACTGTGGCCAGTGGTTTTGATGCTGATGCCAATGGAGAT GTTAGTGTGGTGAAGCTGAAGGATGGAAGAGTACTGGATGCGGACATTGTCATCGTCGGAGTCGGTGGCAGGCCGCTGACAGGCCTCTTCAAAGGCCAAGTTGAAGAGGAGAAGGGTGGACTCAAG ACTGACACATTCTTCGAAACAAGCGTCGCTGGTGTATATGCCATCGGTGATGTGGCGACTTTCCCCATGAAGCTGTACGACGAGCCGAGGAGAGTGGAGCACGTCGACCATGCTCGGAAATCAGCCGAGCAGGCAGTAAAG GCGATCAAGGCCAAGGAGTCCGGCGAGTCCGTGGCGGAGTACGACTACCTGCCCTACTTCTACTCGAGGTCGTTCGACGTCGCGTGGCAGTTCTACGGCGACAACGTTGGCGAGACGGTGCTGTTCGGGGACAACGACCCAGCGGCGGCTAAGCCCAAGTTCGGCACCTACTGGGTCAAGGACGGCAAGGTCATCGGTGTGTTCCTAGAGGGTGGCTCCGCCGACGAGAATCAGGCCATCGCCAAGGTCGCCAGGGCCCAGCCGCCGGTGGCCGACGTGGAGGCGCTCGGCAAGGAAGGCCTTGATTTCGCCACCAAGATCTGA
- the LOC119329845 gene encoding peptidyl-prolyl cis-trans isomerase CYP71-like, producing MATTSESTANSTVTSATADGGTEREQEHGNAATAAPAVVQQEEEGEELIGPGPAPARQRQKRPLQFEQAFLDALPSAAMYEKSYMHRDVVTHVAVSPADFFITGSADGHLKFWKKKPSGIEFAKHFRSHLSPIEGLAVSVDGLLCCTISNDRSVKIYDVVNYDMMFMMRLPFVPGAIEWVYRQGDVKPKLAVSDRNTSYVHIYDTHSGSNDPIISKEIHAGPVKVMKYNHAQDVVISADAKGLLEYWSPSTLKFPEDAVNFRLKTDTNLFELAKCKTSVSAIEVSNDGTQFVVTSPDRRIRVFWFKTGKLRRVYDESLEVAQDLQKSDVPLYHLDAIDFGRRMAVEKEIEKTENVPQPNAVFDESCNFLIYATLLGIKVVNLHTNKVPRILGKVENNERFLRIALYQGDKGNKKVRKIPSIAANVNDTKEPLSDPTLLCCAFKKHRIYTFSRREPEEPEDATKGRDVFNEKPPPEELLSVSELGKTATTSLPDNLVFHTSMGDIHLRLYPEECPKTVENFTTHCRNGYYDNLIFHRVIKGFMVQTGDPLGDGTGGQSIWGREFEDEFHKSLRHDRPFTLSMANAGPNTNGSQFFITTVATPWLDNKHTVFGRVVKGMDVVQQIEKVKTDKNDKPYQDVKILNVTVPKT from the exons ATGGCGACGACGAGCGAGTCCACCGCCAACTCCACCGTAACGAGCGCGACGGCCGACGGAGGCACAGAGCGTGAGCAAGAGCACGGCAATGCCGCGACTGCCGCCCCTGCCGTGGtgcagcaggaggaggagggggaagagtTGATCGGTCCGGGCCCCGCGCCGGCGCGGCAGCGGCAGAAGCGCCCGCTCCAGTTCGAGCAGGCTTTCCTCGACGCCCTCCCCTCCGCCGCCAT GTACGAGAAGAGTTATATGCATAGGGACGTCGTCACGCACGTCGCCGTTTCCCCCGCTGACTTCTTCATTACCGGGAGCGCAGATG GACATCTGAAATTCTGGAAGAAGAAGCCCAGTGGAATCGAATTTGCTAAACATTTTCGGTCTCATCTCAGTCCTATCGAAGGCTTAGCT GTCAGTGTTGATGGCTTACTTTGCTGCACGATCTCTAACGACCGGTCTGTCAAGATATATGATGTTGTAAACTATGACATGATGTTCATGATGCGCCTCCCGTTTGTCCCTGGGGCGATTGAGTGGGTTTATCGGCAGGGTGATGTTAAACCGAAACTTGCTGTTAGTGACCGGAATACATCTTATGTTCACATATATGACACTCATTCTGGTTCAAATGATCCCATCATCTCCAAAGAG ATTCATGCTGGCCCTGTAAAAGTTATGAAATATAACCATGCCCAGGATGTTGTGATATCTGCTGATGCCAAAGGACTCTTGGAGTATTGGTCTCCATCTACCCTTAAGTTTCCAGAGGATGC GGTGAATTTTCGTTTAAAAACAGATACAAATCTATTTGAACTTGCAAAATGCAAGACTAGTGTGTCTGCCATTGAG GTGAGCAACGATGGCACTCAATTTGTGGTCACGTCCCCTGACCGCAGGATAAGGGTATTTTGGTTCAAAACTGGTAAGTTAAGACGCGTGTATGATGAGTCCCTTGAG GTGGCACAAGATCTTCAGAAAAGTGATGTTCCGTTGTATCATCTTGATGCTATTGATTTTGGGAGAAGAATGGCTGTCGAGAAGGAAATAGAAAAGACAGAAAATGTTCCTCAACCTAATGCTGTATTCGATGAGAGCTGCAACTTCCTTATTTATGCCACCCTTTTGGGCATAAAG GTTGTAAATTTGCACACAAATAAGGTTCCCCGTATCCTGGGGAAGGTAGAGAACAATGAGAGGTTTCTGAGAATTGCTCTATACCAAGGCGACAAAGGCAACAAGAAGGTTAGGAAAATCCCTTCAATAGCTGCTAATGTCAATGACACGAAGGAGCCTTTGTCAGACCCTACTCTGTTATGTTGTGCCTTCAAGAAACACCGAATATATACCTTTAG TCGTAGAGAACCTGAAGAGCCTGAAGATGCCACTAAGGGTAGGGATGTTTTCAATGAAAAACCCCCACCAGAAGAACTTTTGTCTGTATCAGAATTAGGGAAGACTGCTACAACATCACTACCTGACAATTTG GTGTTTCATACTTCAATGGGTGATATTCACTTGAGACTATATCCAGAAGAGTGTCCAAAAACTGTGGAAAATTTCACTACTCACTGCCGAAATGGTTATTATGATAATCTCATATTTCATCGCGTAATTAAAGGATTCATGGTCCAGACTGGGGATCCTTTGGGGGATGGTACTGGTGGGCAATCAATCTGGGGCAGGGAGTTTGAAGATGAATTCCACAAAAG CTTGAGACATGACAGGCCATTTACACTTTCAATGGCTAACGCGGGACCAAATACTAATGGTTCTCAATTCTTTATCACCACTGTGGCTACTCCATGGCTAGATAACAAACATACAGTGTTTGGTAGAGTTGTGAAAGGGATGGATGTTGTTCAG CAAATTGAGAAGGTCAAGACGGACAAGAATGACAAGCCATATCAGGATGTGAAGATCTTGAATGTTACAGTTCCCAAGACATAA